One genomic segment of Vibrio quintilis includes these proteins:
- a CDS encoding DUF2726 domain-containing protein — protein MLNIFIIVALLVLFFVFAQKYIIKEDNTKDYTYRNHSPVLTAAESTFYRALTDAVGEHGVVFAKVNMAQLLVPVGIRKKKDRFIATNRIAKHYFQFVVCDPRTFEPRVVIELDNGKALNKPKAEREKLLLHVCRSANIPLIGTNIRYSYQVSKLRRLLATHIDLIEPDKEVRFCKKCGSPMVVKVASQGEFKGRRFFTCSRQPQCNYVENYNVVFEDDDLSNNENEEAV, from the coding sequence ATGTTGAATATATTTATTATCGTTGCACTATTGGTTTTATTTTTCGTTTTTGCGCAAAAATACATTATCAAAGAAGATAATACCAAAGACTATACCTACAGAAATCACTCACCTGTTTTAACTGCTGCCGAAAGTACTTTCTATCGGGCTTTGACTGATGCAGTGGGTGAGCATGGTGTTGTTTTTGCGAAGGTCAATATGGCGCAACTGCTTGTTCCCGTTGGTATAAGAAAAAAGAAAGATCGTTTTATTGCTACGAACAGGATTGCAAAGCATTACTTTCAATTTGTTGTCTGTGATCCAAGAACTTTTGAACCACGTGTTGTGATTGAATTAGATAACGGCAAAGCACTCAATAAGCCAAAAGCTGAGCGGGAAAAGTTGTTACTTCATGTGTGCCGCTCTGCAAATATTCCTCTGATTGGTACCAATATCCGGTATAGCTATCAGGTCAGTAAATTGAGGCGTTTACTTGCAACGCATATTGATTTAATTGAACCTGATAAAGAAGTTCGGTTTTGTAAGAAATGTGGCAGCCCTATGGTGGTTAAAGTGGCGAGTCAGGGTGAATTTAAAGGTCGGCGCTTTTTTACCTGCAGCCGTCAGCCGCAATGTAACTATGTTGAAAATTATAATGTAGTTTTTGAGGATGATGATTTAAGCAATAATGAAAACGAGGAAGCCGTTTAG
- a CDS encoding nucleoside triphosphate pyrophosphohydrolase family protein: MNLSKLTASVFTHLYKDIVEFRQTFDLPVEQPESLDQAADTLHTSLAIEELTELADATDKTEQADAIIDTVYVLMGRLVHLGDDTPEKNIGISYLIDLLLNVAQHRQIDFIPCWDEVHSSNMSKVCKNQEEYQATEKFYAQQGIRLSPVKKGNYIIAKCAEDFANAEKTIRKGKVLKSVNYRPADLAPLTK; this comes from the coding sequence ATGAATCTATCTAAATTAACCGCCTCTGTTTTTACTCACTTATATAAGGATATCGTTGAGTTTCGCCAAACATTCGATTTACCGGTTGAACAGCCAGAGAGTCTTGATCAGGCGGCAGATACGCTCCACACATCTTTAGCGATTGAAGAACTGACCGAGCTGGCTGACGCCACAGATAAAACAGAACAGGCTGACGCAATCATTGATACGGTCTACGTGCTAATGGGCAGACTTGTTCATCTCGGTGACGACACACCTGAAAAAAATATCGGGATTAGTTATCTGATCGATTTACTGCTGAATGTTGCGCAGCACCGTCAGATCGATTTTATCCCCTGCTGGGATGAAGTACACAGTTCAAATATGAGTAAGGTATGTAAAAATCAGGAAGAATATCAGGCAACAGAAAAGTTTTATGCACAACAAGGTATTCGCTTATCCCCGGTCAAGAAAGGCAACTACATCATTGCAAAATGCGCTGAAGATTTTGCCAATGCAGAAAAAACAATCCGTAAAGGAAAAGTGCTGAAATCAGTCAACTATCGCCCTGCCGACCTTGCACCACTGACAAAATAA
- the btuD gene encoding vitamin B12 ABC transporter ATP-binding protein BtuD has product MICVNNLNVGTRLLPMSFRCEQGSFLHIVGPNGSGKSTLLAALAGMISYQGQICFGADDISRLTIQDLAVRRAYLAQNERPVFAVDVYHYLMLSVPESLNMNHAEVSDVIRYLSERLHLQDKLARSIHQISGGEWQRVRLAGSCLQIWPSLNPDGQYLILDEPSAALDVGQENLMYGLLDEIRSMGITILMANHDLNRTYRNASHVVLLNQGILYRSGLPEEVLNAASIKEVFQTDVQAVDIKGKSYLLFD; this is encoded by the coding sequence ATGATTTGCGTGAATAATCTCAACGTGGGAACCCGCCTGCTGCCGATGAGTTTCCGGTGTGAGCAGGGCAGTTTTCTTCATATCGTCGGGCCAAATGGTAGCGGAAAAAGTACGTTATTAGCGGCTTTAGCCGGTATGATTTCATATCAGGGGCAGATCTGTTTTGGGGCTGATGATATCTCCCGGCTCACCATTCAGGATTTAGCGGTTCGCAGAGCGTATCTTGCCCAAAATGAACGTCCGGTATTTGCGGTTGATGTCTATCACTATCTGATGTTGTCGGTACCTGAATCTTTGAACATGAATCATGCTGAAGTTTCTGATGTGATTCGTTATCTGAGTGAAAGGCTGCATTTGCAGGATAAACTGGCTCGATCTATCCACCAGATTTCCGGAGGTGAATGGCAGCGTGTTCGTTTAGCCGGAAGTTGCCTGCAAATCTGGCCATCACTGAACCCGGATGGGCAATATCTGATTCTGGATGAACCTTCAGCTGCACTGGATGTCGGGCAGGAAAACCTGATGTATGGCTTGCTGGATGAGATTAGATCAATGGGGATAACGATATTGATGGCGAATCATGATTTAAACCGGACATACAGGAATGCGAGCCACGTTGTTTTGCTGAATCAGGGGATTTTGTATCGCTCAGGTTTACCTGAAGAAGTGTTAAATGCTGCGTCGATAAAAGAAGTGTTTCAGACAGATGTTCAGGCTGTTGATATAAAAGGGAAATCTTATTTACTGTTCGATTAG
- a CDS encoding GGDEF domain-containing protein yields MDDRLHKQSHTFRISVLSGISLFLTILALFLAIFHLIYQKEYWLALGECILSIYSGFIYTKIKQNQYSRTSVLYYAYYLIFIFGIGNYLEPISQGLFVWSCFAPITLYLLLGIKHGMYATGVFLIAQFILVAIKFSNNQTYDILSLMFNLTLCYCGIWVISHLYESNRYHTENSLLYLASRDSLTGTHNRLSLANFFSQFTQKKNNKDPLCLLILDIDFFKQINDQFGHDVGDKVLIEISLLISRIVGDNNLFRIGGEEFCVTLHGKDINEARHTGEKLCNTVSNHIFNVGNKNLQLTLSIGICQYRTGDNLSDILKLADIELYKAKKNGRNQVKICQMPYEIRQEEQSDSV; encoded by the coding sequence ATGGATGACAGGTTACATAAACAATCTCATACGTTCAGAATTTCTGTGCTTTCAGGGATCAGCTTATTTCTTACTATTCTGGCTTTGTTCCTGGCAATATTTCATTTGATCTATCAGAAAGAATACTGGCTGGCACTCGGTGAATGTATTCTTTCAATCTATTCGGGTTTCATCTATACAAAAATCAAACAAAATCAGTATTCCCGGACATCTGTCCTCTATTACGCCTATTATCTGATATTTATTTTCGGCATTGGTAATTACCTTGAACCGATTAGTCAGGGGCTGTTTGTCTGGAGCTGCTTTGCTCCCATTACACTTTACCTGTTGTTAGGCATTAAGCACGGTATGTACGCAACGGGCGTATTCTTAATTGCTCAGTTTATTCTGGTTGCAATTAAATTCAGTAATAATCAGACATATGACATCCTCAGTCTGATGTTCAATCTAACTTTATGTTACTGCGGAATTTGGGTCATTTCTCATCTATATGAATCTAACAGATACCATACCGAGAACTCTTTACTGTATTTAGCATCCCGGGATTCTCTCACCGGAACTCATAACCGCCTTTCTCTGGCAAATTTTTTCTCCCAGTTTACACAAAAGAAAAACAATAAAGATCCGCTCTGTCTGCTGATACTGGATATCGATTTTTTCAAACAGATAAATGACCAGTTCGGACATGACGTTGGCGATAAGGTTTTAATTGAAATCAGCCTGCTGATTAGCCGTATTGTTGGAGATAACAATTTGTTCAGAATTGGGGGCGAAGAGTTTTGTGTCACTTTACATGGAAAAGATATCAATGAAGCACGTCATACCGGTGAAAAACTATGTAACACAGTGAGTAATCACATCTTCAATGTAGGTAATAAGAATCTGCAATTAACATTGAGTATTGGCATCTGTCAGTATCGTACCGGTGATAACCTTTCAGATATCCTGAAACTTGCCGATATCGAACTCTACAAAGCCAAGAAAAACGGCAGAAACCAGGTTAAGATATGTCAGATGCCTTATGAAATTCGTCAGGAAGAGCAGTCAGATTCCGTTTAA
- a CDS encoding chemotaxis protein produces the protein MDQNTSAILTESGTNELEIIEFHLEKQLPEGGTKRCYYGINVAKVREVIRVPETTDYPNAQPHMIGVFSSREILTPLVDLAGWLEIPKASGVESKYVIVTDFNRMTNGFLIDSVSRIHRISWNDVESPSQFLEAGEQDCVVAVVRKEGRLIMILDFEKIIADINPELSMEKYDVTVDKSVNLNQKMVTKRNAKTVMVVDDSAFIRSLIQDTLSSSGYNIIACKDGGEAYEKLMSIKASADDEGVAVSELINAVVTDVEMPRMDGMHLVKRLRDMEVFRKTPIIMFSSLMSDDNRHKAMSLGANDTITKPEIGKMVSMMDKYIFEMD, from the coding sequence ATGGATCAAAATACAAGTGCAATTTTAACCGAAAGCGGAACAAATGAACTCGAAATCATCGAATTCCATTTAGAGAAACAGTTGCCGGAAGGAGGGACGAAAAGATGCTATTACGGCATTAATGTGGCGAAAGTCAGAGAAGTCATTCGTGTGCCGGAAACGACTGATTATCCGAATGCTCAACCGCATATGATTGGCGTTTTTTCTTCGCGTGAAATTTTAACCCCTTTAGTTGATCTTGCCGGATGGTTGGAAATACCAAAAGCATCCGGTGTCGAAAGTAAGTATGTGATTGTCACAGATTTTAACCGGATGACGAATGGTTTTTTGATTGATAGTGTGAGTCGCATTCATCGTATTTCATGGAATGATGTGGAATCACCCAGCCAGTTTCTGGAAGCCGGCGAACAGGACTGTGTTGTTGCTGTTGTCAGGAAAGAAGGCCGGCTGATTATGATTCTGGATTTTGAAAAAATCATTGCTGACATTAATCCGGAACTGAGCATGGAAAAATATGATGTCACTGTCGATAAAAGCGTGAATCTGAACCAGAAGATGGTCACAAAACGTAATGCGAAGACAGTGATGGTCGTCGATGATTCTGCGTTCATCCGAAGCCTGATTCAGGATACTTTGAGCTCTTCAGGATATAATATCATCGCTTGTAAAGACGGTGGTGAAGCTTATGAAAAACTCATGAGTATCAAGGCTTCAGCGGATGACGAAGGTGTTGCCGTTTCCGAGTTGATTAACGCTGTCGTGACCGATGTGGAGATGCCCCGGATGGATGGCATGCATTTGGTGAAGCGTCTGCGTGATATGGAAGTATTCCGTAAAACACCGATCATTATGTTTTCATCATTAATGAGTGATGACAACCGACATAAGGCAATGTCTTTAGGGGCAAATGATACAATTACGAAACCAGAAATTGGCAAAATGGTTTCTATGATGGACAAATATATTTTTGAAATGGATTAA
- a CDS encoding succinylglutamate desuccinylase translates to MVNSLFRQSFLIDSLYSDSAPLSTEYVTEEGLCLKLHFPGVLEIIPPHMDENTKHVLVSCGVHGKDAGPVEMVNRIVTDVESGFQKIEEHCLFVIANLDAIKQNKQYIDENLERLFDDKPREPSTELVIADNLKVLIKSFWEETPVESRWHLDLHSTLYASRHSTFVISPKVRHPVRSKALIDFIELAHINAIVLANAPSGSFSWYTADSYSARSATFELGKASRIGESDLNSFAVFDMALRDLISREKSEHLSRKATIYRVSRTIVRMKEDFDFLFPEDVENFTAFKHGEVFGHDGDKPLMAKNDGEAVLFPDRHVEIGEPAVYMLCPVVARYEGDQLVYD, encoded by the coding sequence ATGGTCAATTCACTTTTTCGGCAATCATTTCTTATTGATAGCTTATATAGTGATAGTGCTCCCTTATCAACCGAGTATGTAACAGAAGAAGGGCTTTGCCTGAAGTTACACTTTCCGGGTGTTTTAGAAATCATCCCGCCACACATGGACGAAAACACAAAGCATGTGCTTGTTTCCTGTGGGGTGCATGGTAAAGATGCCGGTCCGGTAGAAATGGTCAACCGTATTGTGACGGATGTTGAAAGTGGTTTTCAGAAAATTGAAGAGCATTGCCTGTTTGTGATTGCTAATTTAGATGCAATTAAACAAAACAAACAGTATATCGACGAAAATCTGGAACGTTTATTTGACGATAAACCGCGGGAACCATCGACGGAACTGGTGATTGCCGATAATCTTAAGGTGCTGATTAAGTCATTCTGGGAAGAGACGCCGGTTGAATCCCGGTGGCATCTTGATTTACACAGTACACTTTACGCTTCCCGCCATTCTACTTTTGTGATTAGTCCGAAAGTCCGCCATCCGGTCCGGTCTAAAGCGCTAATCGATTTTATTGAGCTTGCCCATATTAATGCGATTGTTTTGGCGAATGCGCCTTCAGGTTCTTTCAGCTGGTATACCGCTGATAGTTATTCAGCGCGTTCAGCAACATTTGAGCTGGGCAAAGCCTCGCGGATTGGGGAAAGTGATTTAAATTCATTTGCTGTATTTGATATGGCACTCAGGGATTTAATCAGCAGGGAAAAGAGTGAACATTTATCGAGAAAAGCGACAATTTATCGTGTGAGCCGGACGATCGTACGGATGAAAGAAGATTTTGACTTTCTGTTCCCTGAAGATGTTGAAAACTTTACCGCGTTTAAACATGGTGAAGTGTTCGGACACGATGGTGATAAGCCTCTGATGGCCAAAAATGACGGGGAAGCGGTGTTATTCCCGGACCGGCATGTTGAAATCGGCGAGCCGGCGGTGTACATGCTTTGTCCCGTTGTTGCCAGATATGAAGGGGATCAACTCGTCTACGATTAA
- the pilW gene encoding type IV pilus biogenesis/stability protein PilW, giving the protein MNKSVVVCLSLCACTLAPHLTQEEVSAADTRISLGIAYLQKNQREKARINLLKAQKVAPLYIRTLMALAYYDDAIGEESQASRQYHQALALYPEQPDLLNNYGTFLCKHNHYQSALRYFRLAYLQTDYINIADSFENAGLCALKSGQKTLARQLFTKAIDYQPGKTLSLFHLVNIESEQKEFTVAEEQIRHYINQFGPTAELAGLQAKIRRTKQQND; this is encoded by the coding sequence ATGAATAAAAGCGTTGTTGTTTGCCTGAGCTTGTGTGCCTGTACACTCGCACCACATTTGACTCAGGAAGAAGTTTCTGCGGCAGATACCAGAATATCCCTTGGTATCGCTTATTTACAAAAAAACCAAAGAGAAAAAGCAAGAATCAACCTGTTAAAAGCTCAAAAAGTTGCACCGCTGTACATTCGTACACTGATGGCTCTGGCTTATTATGACGATGCTATCGGTGAAGAAAGTCAGGCTTCCCGGCAATACCACCAGGCCCTTGCTCTCTATCCGGAACAACCCGATTTACTCAATAATTACGGCACATTTTTATGTAAACACAATCATTATCAGTCAGCACTGCGCTACTTTCGCCTGGCCTATCTGCAAACGGACTATATAAACATTGCTGACAGCTTTGAAAATGCCGGATTATGTGCACTCAAATCCGGGCAAAAAACTCTGGCCCGGCAACTCTTCACAAAAGCTATCGATTATCAGCCGGGAAAAACACTGTCTTTATTTCATCTGGTCAATATCGAATCAGAACAAAAAGAATTCACCGTCGCTGAAGAACAAATCAGACACTATATTAACCAGTTTGGTCCGACAGCTGAATTAGCCGGACTTCAGGCCAAAATCCGTCGGACAAAGCAGCAAAATGACTGA
- the metA gene encoding homoserine O-acetyltransferase MetA: MPIKIPDQLPAIDVLKNENIFVMHESRASTQEIRPLKVLILNLMPKKIETETHFLRLLSNSPLQIDIELLRIDNRPSRNTPEEHLNMFYRQFELVQDRNFDGLIITGAPLGLVEFEDVVYWKHLETIIKWAKTHVTSTMYVCWAVQAGLNLLYGLEKQTLKEKLSGVYTHSISKSFHPLLRGFDDSFLAPHSRHAHFPVDFIRDNTDLDILVTSDEAGVYLAASPDKRHVFVTGHPEYDATTLHNEYIRDLGEGLEPSVPVRYYPNDNPDNPPCASWRSHGHLLFANWLNYCVYQQTPYDLEHFSEDKFTKDD; this comes from the coding sequence GTGCCAATCAAGATTCCTGACCAACTCCCCGCAATTGATGTTCTCAAAAATGAGAATATATTCGTCATGCATGAGTCAAGAGCTTCAACTCAGGAAATCCGCCCGCTCAAGGTATTAATTTTGAATTTAATGCCTAAGAAAATTGAGACTGAAACACATTTTCTCCGGTTACTTTCAAACAGCCCGCTTCAAATTGACATTGAATTACTGCGCATTGATAACCGGCCAAGCCGCAATACCCCGGAAGAACACCTGAACATGTTCTACAGACAATTTGAGTTAGTTCAGGATCGTAATTTCGATGGTTTAATCATTACCGGCGCCCCGCTGGGACTTGTCGAGTTTGAAGATGTGGTGTACTGGAAACATTTAGAGACCATCATCAAATGGGCAAAAACACATGTCACATCAACGATGTATGTTTGCTGGGCTGTACAGGCCGGACTGAACTTACTTTACGGATTAGAAAAGCAAACCCTGAAAGAAAAGTTATCCGGTGTATACACCCATTCGATTTCAAAGTCATTTCACCCTTTATTAAGAGGGTTTGATGACTCATTCCTGGCTCCGCATTCCCGTCATGCCCACTTCCCTGTTGATTTTATCCGGGATAACACCGATTTAGATATACTGGTCACTTCCGATGAAGCCGGAGTGTATCTCGCTGCAAGTCCGGATAAACGACATGTTTTCGTCACAGGTCATCCTGAATATGATGCAACGACGCTTCATAACGAATACATCCGCGATTTAGGGGAAGGATTAGAGCCATCAGTTCCTGTTCGCTATTATCCCAATGACAACCCGGATAACCCACCCTGCGCCAGCTGGAGAAGTCATGGTCATCTTTTATTCGCAAACTGGCTGAATTATTGTGTTTACCAGCAAACACCTTACGATTTAGAACACTTCAGCGAAGATAAATTTACAAAAGACGACTGA
- the btuC gene encoding vitamin B12 ABC transporter permease BtuC: MDFIQLQSAKKRHWLRVLWTMLVLLVFFSVVYLMAGEILLSPFRHLSSFEQQLIFELRLPRLIAACVIGACLAVSGAVLQVLLGNSLAEPGIIGVSSGASVAIVIILFLFPFAATSSGLMIGAVAGALGFTLLLVTIGRVMHLTSTRLLLVGVALGILEQSIITWAFYFSQEFSLRQLMYWLMGSLGGVSWSQHLLSLFVLPVLFWLISQGVLLDRLMLGESHARQLGVNVSSTRWKLIIAVSVLVGVSVALGGIIGFVGLVVPHLLRIAFGSDNRYLLPVSAVAGALLLVGADLIARTALSSAELPLGVVTATIGAPVFVWILLRNYDLRE; this comes from the coding sequence ATGGATTTTATTCAGCTTCAATCTGCTAAAAAAAGGCACTGGCTTCGTGTGTTATGGACGATGCTGGTGCTTCTTGTTTTTTTTAGTGTCGTGTATCTTATGGCAGGAGAAATTCTCTTATCTCCTTTCCGTCATCTTTCTTCATTTGAGCAGCAACTTATTTTTGAACTGCGTTTACCCCGGCTGATTGCTGCTTGTGTGATTGGTGCCTGTCTGGCTGTCTCTGGTGCTGTATTGCAGGTTTTACTGGGGAACTCTCTGGCTGAACCCGGAATTATTGGTGTTTCCAGTGGTGCTAGTGTGGCGATCGTTATCATTTTGTTTCTGTTCCCTTTTGCCGCAACCTCGTCCGGCCTCATGATTGGTGCTGTGGCCGGAGCACTTGGGTTTACACTGTTACTCGTGACGATTGGCAGAGTGATGCACCTGACCAGTACGCGCTTGCTGTTAGTCGGTGTGGCGCTTGGAATCCTGGAACAATCTATCATTACGTGGGCTTTTTATTTCAGTCAGGAATTCAGCCTGCGTCAGCTGATGTACTGGCTGATGGGAAGCCTGGGAGGTGTCAGCTGGTCGCAGCATCTGCTGTCATTATTTGTTCTGCCGGTTTTGTTCTGGCTGATCTCACAGGGGGTCTTACTTGATCGACTGATGCTGGGAGAAAGTCATGCCAGACAGCTTGGTGTGAATGTTTCTTCGACCCGCTGGAAGTTAATTATCGCAGTTTCTGTTTTGGTTGGTGTCTCAGTTGCGTTGGGAGGCATTATTGGTTTTGTCGGCCTGGTCGTCCCGCACTTGTTGCGGATCGCCTTTGGTTCGGATAACCGGTATTTATTGCCTGTGTCAGCGGTTGCCGGGGCACTGTTATTGGTTGGTGCTGATCTGATTGCCCGAACAGCACTGAGTTCGGCTGAGCTTCCTTTAGGTGTGGTCACTGCAACGATTGGTGCCCCTGTTTTTGTCTGGATTCTGTTAAGAAATTATGATTTGCGTGAATAA
- a CDS encoding glycoside hydrolase family 30 protein, which yields MKNKKIFGGILALTSVLTSCAVWSATVNVNLNQTYQEIDGFGGMNAPGWIADLTSGQAKTAFGTGNGQLGLSIMRMRIDPDSNQWSKQVPIAKYAASKNVKLLATPWTPPAYMKDNNSLKNGGKLKPYHYYGYTKHLNKFVSYMKSKSAKIYALSLQNEPDWQPDYESCEWSGSDFTKFLKEQGKNLDSSVKILAPESLNFNHKLSDPFLKDSQAVKYVDIVGGHLYGKEPSDYALARQKGKKLWMTEHYTTNDDANKWSKALGVGTELHKSMVSNYSAYIWWYIRRSYGLLTEDGKVSKRGYIMSQYSKFIRPGYKRISATEKPASGVYVTAYKNNSGKVVIVAVNTSSSQQKLDFKLSHDSVKSLVKYSTSEKVNAGYGGTYKMSSHKTTAYVDPKSVTTFVSE from the coding sequence ATGAAAAATAAAAAAATATTCGGCGGTATACTCGCATTAACGTCAGTGCTTACCTCTTGTGCTGTTTGGTCAGCGACCGTAAACGTCAACCTGAATCAAACTTATCAGGAAATTGATGGCTTCGGTGGCATGAACGCACCAGGATGGATAGCAGACCTGACCTCAGGTCAGGCTAAAACAGCTTTTGGTACAGGTAATGGCCAGCTCGGCTTATCCATCATGCGAATGAGAATTGATCCGGACTCTAACCAATGGAGTAAACAGGTTCCTATCGCAAAATATGCTGCATCTAAAAACGTCAAACTGCTTGCAACACCCTGGACACCACCTGCCTATATGAAAGACAATAACAGTCTGAAAAATGGAGGAAAACTCAAGCCATATCACTACTATGGTTATACCAAGCATCTGAATAAATTCGTCAGTTATATGAAATCTAAGAGTGCGAAAATCTACGCGCTTTCTCTGCAGAATGAACCTGACTGGCAACCTGATTATGAGTCTTGTGAGTGGAGTGGTTCAGACTTCACTAAGTTCCTGAAAGAACAAGGTAAAAACCTTGACAGTTCAGTCAAGATTCTTGCACCGGAATCACTAAACTTTAATCACAAGTTATCTGACCCGTTCCTGAAGGACTCACAGGCAGTAAAATATGTTGATATTGTTGGCGGACACCTGTATGGCAAAGAACCTTCAGACTATGCTCTGGCTCGCCAGAAAGGGAAAAAATTATGGATGACAGAGCATTACACGACCAATGATGACGCAAACAAATGGTCGAAAGCTCTGGGTGTCGGGACTGAGCTGCACAAAAGCATGGTTTCAAACTACAGCGCCTATATCTGGTGGTATATCAGACGGAGCTACGGCCTGCTGACCGAAGACGGTAAAGTCAGTAAACGTGGTTATATCATGTCTCAATATTCCAAATTCATCCGTCCGGGCTACAAACGTATCAGTGCGACTGAAAAACCAGCGTCTGGTGTTTATGTCACTGCCTATAAAAACAACAGTGGTAAAGTTGTCATCGTGGCAGTAAATACTTCATCATCACAACAGAAACTGGATTTCAAACTCAGCCATGATTCAGTCAAATCACTGGTGAAATACAGCACATCAGAGAAAGTGAATGCCGGCTATGGCGGTACTTATAAAATGAGCAGCCATAAAACAACGGCATATGTTGATCCGAAAAGTGTCACCACTTTCGTTTCTGAATAA
- a CDS encoding polymorphic toxin type 44 domain-containing protein — MSDTSGWVLKKEITSTPTQIHDPVTIKMPWQHKDGALLVADYILGEMKTNIQSETCKTIRYLLDYHQERLKEWQEFPWWKQFLIKPPTPDLLTAMALWTEKVFKGRDWDHKPLIRDNPHLKAVAVHRKLWSLDKIREYQQKKKPNDKPPTDSKSYWHKYKRHDYFYDIWSNVHYGYVGLACGFSQKLLLQGAGGAQFLDNMTTSGDAPDDVVSVQVGFKLYQQYGDSLAGLTPSVLMDTLEKAQFTNAARDIHLCFHPNKDELKNEN, encoded by the coding sequence ATGTCAGACACATCAGGCTGGGTGCTGAAGAAAGAGATTACTTCGACACCGACACAAATCCATGACCCGGTGACTATAAAAATGCCTTGGCAGCATAAAGATGGTGCTTTGTTAGTTGCTGATTATATTCTTGGGGAAATGAAAACTAATATTCAGAGTGAGACCTGTAAAACTATTCGTTACCTGCTGGATTATCATCAGGAAAGGCTTAAGGAGTGGCAGGAATTTCCCTGGTGGAAACAGTTTTTGATAAAACCACCAACTCCGGACCTGTTAACTGCTATGGCTTTATGGACGGAAAAAGTGTTCAAAGGGCGCGATTGGGATCATAAGCCATTGATTCGTGATAATCCGCATTTAAAAGCTGTTGCAGTGCATCGGAAATTATGGTCATTGGATAAAATACGTGAATATCAGCAAAAGAAAAAGCCTAACGATAAACCACCGACAGACTCTAAAAGCTATTGGCATAAATATAAAAGGCATGATTATTTTTATGATATTTGGTCTAATGTACATTATGGTTACGTCGGGCTGGCTTGTGGATTTAGTCAAAAGCTTTTGTTACAAGGTGCTGGCGGAGCACAGTTTCTTGATAATATGACGACATCAGGTGATGCCCCGGATGATGTGGTTTCAGTTCAGGTTGGTTTTAAACTTTATCAGCAGTATGGGGATTCATTAGCTGGCTTAACTCCATCGGTTTTGATGGATACATTAGAAAAAGCTCAATTCACCAATGCTGCCCGCGATATTCACTTATGTTTTCATCCAAACAAAGACGAATTAAAAAATGAAAACTAA
- a CDS encoding thermonuclease family protein, producing MFKALFIVVITLWVNILSFNTYAANKTNYGSALVNKITSIYDADTFKANIKGWPDIIGQKVSIRVNGVDAPEIRGKCQKEKNAARIAKLFTIKALRTAKTVELRNMRRGKYFRILADVYVDNRNLSDLLINSGLARPYDGGKRGGWCTF from the coding sequence ATGTTCAAAGCTCTATTTATTGTTGTAATCACCCTATGGGTTAATATTCTGAGTTTCAATACATACGCTGCTAATAAAACAAACTACGGCTCAGCATTAGTAAATAAAATCACAAGTATTTATGACGCAGATACATTTAAAGCGAATATCAAAGGCTGGCCCGATATTATCGGCCAGAAAGTCTCCATCCGGGTCAATGGCGTCGATGCCCCGGAAATCAGGGGAAAATGCCAGAAAGAAAAAAATGCCGCACGCATTGCCAAGTTGTTCACCATCAAAGCACTCCGGACAGCAAAAACAGTTGAGTTACGCAATATGAGGCGTGGAAAGTATTTTCGCATATTAGCCGATGTGTATGTTGATAACAGAAACCTGTCCGATTTACTGATCAACTCCGGTCTTGCCAGACCTTACGATGGCGGGAAACGAGGCGGCTGGTGCACATTCTGA